From a single Collibacillus ludicampi genomic region:
- the tgt gene encoding tRNA guanosine(34) transglycosylase Tgt — protein MAVRFELLKRDKHTGARRGRVYTPHGTIETPVFMPVGTQATVKTMSPEELKEIGAEIILSNTYHLFLRPGHDIVKEAGGLHSFMNWDRSILTDSGGFQVFSLSSLRKITEEGVEFRSHLSGEKLFLSPEKAIEVENALGADIIMAFDECPPYPATRDYLKESLERTTRWAKRCKQAHRRPHDQALFGIVQGGMERDLRKQSAEELIELDFPGYAVGGLSVGEPKPMMYEVLEFTTPLLPQDKPRYLMGVGSPDDLFEGVERGIDMFDCVLPTRIARNGTCMTSVGKVVIRNATYVRDWEKLDPNCDCYTCRNYSRAYIRHLIKADEIFGLRLTTYHNLYFLVQTMKKIRESIEQDRFLAFKKDFYEAYGYNVGT, from the coding sequence ATGGCCGTGCGTTTCGAACTGTTGAAGCGGGACAAGCATACGGGCGCGAGGAGAGGACGGGTGTATACACCGCACGGTACGATCGAGACACCCGTGTTTATGCCCGTCGGTACACAAGCGACGGTCAAAACGATGAGCCCTGAAGAGTTGAAAGAGATCGGGGCGGAGATTATCCTCTCGAATACATATCATTTATTCCTGCGTCCCGGACATGATATTGTAAAAGAAGCGGGCGGTTTGCATTCGTTTATGAATTGGGATCGTTCCATTCTTACTGATTCCGGTGGTTTTCAGGTGTTTTCCCTGTCCAGTTTAAGGAAGATCACGGAAGAAGGGGTGGAGTTTCGTTCCCATCTGTCCGGAGAGAAGTTGTTCTTATCTCCGGAAAAAGCGATCGAAGTCGAAAACGCACTCGGTGCCGATATCATCATGGCTTTTGACGAATGCCCTCCGTATCCGGCGACTCGCGATTATCTGAAAGAGTCACTGGAACGTACCACGCGATGGGCCAAACGATGTAAGCAAGCGCATCGCAGACCTCACGATCAAGCGCTTTTCGGCATCGTGCAAGGCGGGATGGAAAGGGATTTACGGAAACAGAGCGCGGAGGAATTGATAGAACTCGATTTTCCGGGATATGCGGTTGGCGGCCTGTCTGTCGGTGAACCAAAGCCGATGATGTATGAGGTTCTTGAGTTTACGACACCTCTTCTCCCACAAGATAAACCGCGTTACTTAATGGGAGTAGGATCGCCTGACGATTTGTTTGAAGGGGTAGAGCGTGGCATCGATATGTTCGATTGCGTGCTGCCCACACGTATCGCTCGAAACGGAACCTGCATGACATCTGTTGGAAAAGTGGTGATCCGCAATGCCACTTACGTTAGAGATTGGGAAAAACTTGATCCCAACTGTGATTGTTATACATGCCGGAACTATTCGCGCGCCTATATCCGACATTTGATTAAAGCGGATGAAATCTTCGGATTGCGTCTGACAACGTATCACAATCTTTATTTTCTTGTACAAACAATGAAGAAAATTCGAGAATCTATCGAACAAGACCGTTTTCTAGCATTTAAGAAGGATTTTTACGAGGCATACGGGTATAATGTAGGTACATAA
- the yajC gene encoding preprotein translocase subunit YajC: MAVLQNLLPFLLIFVIFYFLLIRPQQKRQRERNNMLSALQKGDQVITIGGIHGTITDLTESTVTLRVSATTQITFERSAISSVKSTKEETPAKS; encoded by the coding sequence ATGGCAGTCCTTCAAAATTTGCTCCCTTTTCTTCTGATTTTTGTTATCTTTTATTTTCTTTTGATTCGTCCGCAACAGAAAAGACAGCGTGAACGGAACAACATGCTTTCGGCCCTGCAGAAAGGTGATCAAGTGATCACGATCGGTGGTATTCACGGTACGATTACGGATCTGACCGAGAGCACGGTGACATTGCGCGTTTCCGCCACGACTCAGATTACGTTTGAACGTTCTGCGATTTCGAGCGTGAAGAGCACAAAAGAAGAGACGCCGGCAAAATCTTAA
- a CDS encoding TIGR04086 family membrane protein gives MNGKPLSDITPRLGGAPILRGLLTALVFAFICILLTSMIVTWTSMAEARLPTITYIINMLASLIGAFVSARIAGEKGWYYGGITALAYSVIITVIGLLVASVSFTLYNVVQIALMSLIGMFGGMIGVNTGGKSKY, from the coding sequence ATGAATGGTAAACCCCTTTCTGATATCACACCCCGGCTCGGCGGTGCCCCGATCTTGCGGGGACTTCTCACAGCACTCGTATTCGCTTTTATCTGTATTCTTTTAACGAGCATGATCGTCACATGGACTTCTATGGCTGAAGCCCGTCTTCCAACGATCACCTACATCATCAATATGTTGGCTTCTCTCATCGGCGCATTCGTCTCAGCGCGGATAGCGGGAGAAAAAGGATGGTATTATGGGGGAATCACAGCGCTCGCTTATTCTGTAATCATCACAGTGATAGGATTGTTAGTGGCAAGCGTTTCGTTCACTCTATATAATGTCGTACAGATTGCTCTCATGTCGTTGATCGGAATGTTCGGAGGCATGATCGGGGTAAACACGGGTGGAAAAAGTAAATATTAA
- a CDS encoding DUF421 domain-containing protein — protein MVIGLLLRTILVYLYVLIAMRLMGKREIGKLSIFDLVVSIMIAEVSAVALEDPSAPLSRGMLIIAALVSLQILVSYITLKSQRLRNLVEGQPTVLIANGKINDAEMRRTRYSMSDLMTQLREKNIANVADVEFAILETSGKLSVFPKAQKRPLTAGDLNLTVPRTGLPLPLIIDGQPIDKNIEKIGKTRYWLKYELKKFGYEDFKEIFYCCVDNQGQLYVDQKEDG, from the coding sequence ATGGTTATCGGATTACTCTTGCGAACCATTCTCGTCTACTTATATGTTCTGATCGCCATGCGTTTGATGGGAAAACGCGAGATCGGAAAATTATCTATTTTTGATTTGGTTGTCTCCATCATGATTGCGGAAGTTTCTGCTGTAGCCCTCGAAGATCCTTCCGCTCCGTTATCACGCGGGATGTTGATTATTGCCGCTTTGGTCTCCTTACAGATCCTCGTTTCTTATATCACGTTGAAGAGCCAACGATTGCGAAATCTTGTTGAAGGGCAACCGACTGTTTTAATTGCGAACGGGAAAATCAACGATGCGGAAATGAGGCGCACTCGGTATTCCATGAGTGACTTAATGACTCAACTGCGCGAGAAAAATATCGCCAACGTGGCAGATGTGGAATTCGCGATTCTCGAAACATCGGGTAAATTGTCGGTGTTTCCGAAAGCACAGAAGCGGCCGCTTACGGCTGGAGACTTGAACTTGACAGTTCCCCGTACCGGTTTGCCGCTTCCGTTAATTATTGATGGACAACCGATCGATAAGAATATCGAAAAGATCGGGAAGACACGGTACTGGCTGAAGTACGAATTAAAAAAATTTGGGTATGAAGATTTTAAAGAAATTTTCTATTGTTGTGTGGATAACCAGGGACAATTGTATGTCGATCAAAAAGAGGATGGTTAA
- the spoVB gene encoding stage V sporulation protein B — protein MSKQSFLKGALVLIVASLITRFLGVIMQVYTSRLMQAEGVGLFRLVWPILSLLITLSSVGFPIAISKVVAEALAVHDQRRVKRIMKFSFITVTLLSCMITAIFIYMAPWLSAHENNDPRTYYPMIAMAPAIPIITIAWVIHGYFQGIQNQTPRAVSSILETIARVAVGIPMIYILLPYGLGYAAAGSMIGVVAGELVGFLYLGYLYLNKYRITKITQVPLKTERFVRTLYSLGEIALPITFQRILSSIAFALEPMIVMNALQAAGILKQTATAQYGALGMAITLFVWPTVITWSLETTIIPAVSEAIAVKAYHLVQRRLYQAIRVTILIGLPASVIFSLLAKDLAITIYNEPMAGPLLAILAPFGIFLYLHGPLSGVLKGLNRAGLQTTISLIGSAIKLTLIYFLASRPDLGIRGVAISLCLTYMVITFFYGATVAKYVGITIHLHDTLKIAFSASIMALIVIQTKMALTHWSQPAMISIAILLSSSVYCILLLLFRIVSLRSIERIPKIGPVLSLCLRWIPFIRY, from the coding sequence TTGAGTAAACAATCGTTTCTCAAAGGAGCGCTCGTCCTCATCGTCGCGAGCCTGATCACGCGCTTCCTTGGAGTCATCATGCAAGTGTATACTTCACGTTTGATGCAGGCTGAAGGTGTCGGTCTATTCCGCTTGGTTTGGCCCATCTTGTCACTGCTCATTACGCTGTCTTCCGTCGGTTTTCCTATCGCCATCTCCAAAGTCGTCGCGGAAGCATTGGCCGTTCATGACCAGCGCCGTGTCAAACGTATCATGAAATTTTCCTTTATAACAGTGACCCTGCTTTCCTGCATGATTACGGCAATCTTTATCTACATGGCTCCTTGGTTATCAGCTCACGAGAATAACGACCCTCGAACATACTATCCAATGATCGCCATGGCGCCCGCCATCCCGATCATTACAATCGCTTGGGTCATACACGGATATTTCCAGGGGATACAAAATCAAACGCCTCGGGCTGTCTCCTCCATCTTGGAAACGATCGCTCGGGTTGCTGTAGGCATTCCGATGATCTACATTTTGTTGCCGTATGGTCTTGGTTATGCTGCAGCAGGATCAATGATCGGAGTCGTTGCCGGAGAATTGGTTGGATTTCTCTATCTCGGATATTTATATCTCAATAAATATCGAATCACAAAAATCACCCAAGTACCGTTAAAAACAGAACGGTTTGTCCGTACGCTTTATTCTCTTGGAGAAATCGCACTGCCTATCACGTTTCAACGGATCTTATCATCGATCGCATTTGCTTTGGAGCCGATGATCGTGATGAATGCGTTGCAAGCGGCCGGAATTTTGAAACAAACGGCAACCGCTCAGTATGGTGCACTTGGGATGGCGATCACTCTGTTTGTATGGCCTACGGTTATCACATGGTCACTGGAAACGACGATCATTCCGGCCGTTTCGGAAGCGATCGCCGTCAAAGCGTACCATCTCGTGCAAAGGAGACTGTATCAAGCGATCCGCGTCACAATCTTGATCGGGCTTCCCGCAAGCGTCATATTTTCCCTGTTGGCTAAAGATTTGGCCATCACGATTTACAACGAACCGATGGCCGGCCCTCTTTTGGCCATTTTGGCGCCATTCGGTATCTTTCTTTACTTGCATGGACCTTTATCCGGTGTTCTGAAAGGGTTAAATCGTGCAGGATTACAAACAACTATCAGCCTGATCGGCTCCGCCATCAAGCTGACATTGATCTACTTTCTCGCATCCCGTCCCGATCTGGGAATTCGTGGTGTCGCCATCTCACTGTGTCTAACGTACATGGTCATCACATTCTTTTACGGAGCGACAGTCGCCAAATATGTCGGTATTACAATTCATTTACATGATACGCTAAAAATCGCTTTCTCAGCAAGCATCATGGCTCTCATCGTGATTCAGACGAAAATGGCGCTCACACATTGGTCGCAGCCTGCTATGATCAGCATCGCGATCCTTCTGTCCTCCAGCGTTTATTGCATACTTTTGCTTTTGTTCCGCATCGTGTCGTTGCGTTCGATTGAACGGATTCCCAAGATTGGGCCCGTCTTGTCCCTATGTCTACGCTGGATACCGTTCATTCGTTATTAA
- a CDS encoding post-transcriptional regulator has protein sequence MNGSDDKVTIGSSDDTNEFVESQKTEESSAKSLLSADELSLMIEELCHSKAEEFSFFGYKNITGQEIWECVSSRYKKGMPPLYKIVDDILSLRVNAFMDWALMSVYKR, from the coding sequence ATGAACGGTTCAGATGACAAAGTGACCATCGGTTCATCAGATGATACGAATGAATTCGTTGAGAGTCAAAAAACAGAAGAATCATCTGCAAAATCCTTACTTTCCGCCGATGAACTCTCATTGATGATCGAGGAACTTTGTCATTCCAAGGCAGAAGAGTTCTCCTTTTTCGGGTATAAAAACATCACAGGACAAGAAATATGGGAATGTGTATCGTCCCGTTACAAGAAAGGAATGCCGCCTCTCTATAAGATCGTCGATGATATTTTATCATTACGTGTGAACGCTTTTATGGATTGGGCCTTGATGTCGGTGTATAAACGGTAA
- the secD gene encoding protein translocase subunit SecD, which produces MVKWSKIISLLLVLVLFFALAGTTAKKLWTGIPLGLDLQGGFDVLYQVQPTKDQPVTREGVLATRNAIENRVNALGVKEPDISIEGNDRIRVQLAGVKDQQEAKEIIGKPAKLEFRAPDGKTVLLTGKDLKSNAKAVLDQQTGAPVVTVEFKDPQAFANVTQKYLGQPVGIWLDNQLISNPVIQQVIGGGQAQITGEKTLKDAQTLANLLNAGALPYPIKELSSMAVGATLGQAALKDTLKAGYIAFALIFIFMLVFYRIPGLVANIALLMYVYLIIAVFKGLGIVLTLPGLAALILGVGIAVDVNIIAYERIKDEFANGKTLLSSVIMGQKRSLPTIIDANITSLIAAALLFWFGSGQVRGFAVAEVISILASFLTAVLLSRWMLMLVVRSNLIKNPWWFGADRLKGGDAK; this is translated from the coding sequence ATGGTTAAGTGGAGCAAGATCATCTCGTTACTGCTCGTTTTGGTCCTCTTCTTTGCATTAGCGGGTACAACTGCGAAGAAGTTGTGGACAGGCATTCCCCTTGGTCTTGATTTGCAAGGGGGTTTTGACGTGCTTTATCAGGTTCAACCTACCAAAGACCAACCCGTAACTAGAGAAGGTGTATTGGCTACACGCAATGCGATTGAAAACCGTGTCAACGCTCTCGGCGTGAAAGAGCCGGATATCAGTATAGAGGGGAATGATCGCATTCGTGTTCAGTTGGCCGGTGTGAAAGATCAACAGGAAGCCAAAGAAATCATCGGTAAGCCGGCGAAATTGGAGTTTCGTGCACCGGATGGAAAAACAGTCTTACTTACAGGTAAAGATCTGAAATCGAATGCAAAAGCGGTGTTGGATCAACAAACAGGTGCTCCAGTCGTAACGGTGGAATTTAAAGATCCCCAAGCTTTTGCGAATGTCACACAAAAGTACTTAGGACAGCCGGTAGGAATCTGGCTGGATAATCAATTGATTTCCAATCCTGTTATCCAGCAGGTCATCGGGGGAGGTCAGGCGCAAATCACCGGCGAGAAAACGTTAAAAGATGCGCAGACATTAGCCAATCTGCTGAATGCGGGTGCATTGCCTTACCCGATTAAAGAACTTTCCTCGATGGCTGTAGGGGCGACGCTCGGTCAAGCAGCCTTGAAAGATACATTAAAGGCCGGTTATATCGCCTTCGCGCTCATTTTTATTTTCATGCTGGTTTTCTACCGCATTCCTGGGCTCGTGGCGAACATCGCGTTGCTCATGTATGTTTATTTAATCATAGCGGTCTTCAAGGGATTGGGTATCGTTTTGACATTGCCCGGTCTAGCCGCATTGATTCTTGGTGTGGGTATTGCAGTCGATGTGAACATCATTGCGTATGAGCGAATCAAAGACGAATTCGCGAATGGAAAGACTTTGTTATCGTCTGTGATCATGGGTCAAAAACGCTCGTTACCTACCATTATCGATGCGAACATCACATCGTTGATTGCAGCGGCTCTTTTGTTCTGGTTCGGTTCCGGACAAGTACGTGGTTTCGCAGTCGCAGAAGTGATTTCAATTCTCGCCAGCTTCCTGACCGCCGTGTTGCTTTCCCGCTGGATGTTGATGCTGGTCGTCCGTTCGAATCTGATTAAAAATCCTTGGTGGTTTGGAGCGGATCGCCTGAAAGGAGGAGATGCCAAGTGA
- the secF gene encoding protein translocase subunit SecF, translated as MKRFDIVRRRRIWFSLSLLISLAGIIAMFVMGLNLGTDFKAGTRVQVELGSGFDTQAVRNAFASIHLQPDRVTVAGATGDTAVVRLAEKITPQQEAEINKVIKEKFPQAKGLQVTSVDPIVAKELSQKAVYAVLAAAVGIILYMSIRFEYRFAISGVISLLQVVLFVVSVFALLQVEIDLTFIAALLTIVGYSIHDTIVIFDRIRENLKHRKIKTVKDLEDLVNDSLWQTMRRSINTVVTVVISAGLLYILGGPSIRNFSFALLIGLVFGAWSSIFIASQIWVSWRKRGLKA; from the coding sequence GTGAAGCGCTTCGATATTGTGCGCAGACGCAGAATTTGGTTCTCTCTCTCCCTCTTGATTTCCTTGGCGGGCATCATTGCCATGTTCGTGATGGGCTTGAATTTGGGAACCGATTTTAAAGCGGGTACAAGGGTGCAAGTCGAACTCGGAAGCGGGTTTGACACACAAGCGGTTCGTAACGCATTTGCATCGATTCACTTGCAACCGGATCGCGTCACGGTTGCCGGTGCTACAGGAGATACGGCTGTGGTGCGGTTAGCCGAGAAGATTACGCCGCAACAAGAGGCGGAGATCAATAAAGTGATAAAAGAAAAGTTCCCGCAGGCAAAGGGTCTGCAAGTTACTTCTGTTGACCCGATTGTCGCGAAGGAGCTTTCCCAGAAAGCGGTTTATGCGGTGCTTGCCGCTGCCGTTGGGATTATCCTCTATATGTCGATTCGCTTTGAATATCGTTTTGCCATTTCGGGCGTGATCTCGCTTTTGCAGGTGGTCTTGTTTGTCGTCTCGGTGTTCGCACTCTTGCAGGTGGAAATCGACTTGACGTTTATCGCGGCATTATTAACCATCGTGGGGTACTCGATCCATGATACGATCGTGATATTCGACCGCATCCGCGAGAATCTGAAACATCGCAAGATCAAAACGGTTAAGGATCTGGAAGACCTTGTGAACGATTCATTATGGCAAACGATGAGGCGTTCAATCAACACGGTGGTAACCGTCGTAATTTCAGCTGGACTTCTGTATATCCTTGGGGGCCCCTCGATTCGTAATTTCTCGTTTGCCCTCTTGATTGGACTGGTTTTTGGTGCGTGGTCTTCCATCTTCATTGCTTCACAGATTTGGGTAAGCTGGAGAAAACGAGGATTAAAAGCATAG
- the recJ gene encoding single-stranded-DNA-specific exonuclease RecJ, giving the protein MRWVMKDADETRSQALAEELGVPVAVGRLLVQRNKVTVEEAQRFLYPDKHAFYDPFIMKDMGKAVERIRRAIKEREHIMVYGDYDADGATATSMLYLALKELGAHVEYYIPDRFAEGYGLNEAAIRMAKDQGFSLVITVDNGISANDEVRIASEIGLDLIITDHHTPPEQLPEAYAILNPKQPGCPYPDKMLAGVGVVFKLVHALFDRVPEEYFELAAIGTVADLAPLDDENRLLTVFGLEQLNQHPRAGIQALIDVSGLAGRKLTAGHIGFSLGPRINAAGRLDSATNAVELLITEDPLRAKELALFLEEQNRERREIGDVIFEEAVQEVEAHPEWLEARILVLASGHWNAGVIGIVASRLVERYYRPVLMISVTDGMGKGSARSIQGFHLYEALHACEDLLEHYGGHKMAAGFSVREEKIPLLRNRLQALAQEWLTEEDLIPQLSIDAQINLPDIDISLVEQIAALGPFGFGNPSPRFLMQALDLRGYRAVGKEQEHLQMTLGQGVAQIGCVAFQRGTEVEQVKECSQLDVVGELAINEWNGQKRLQLIVHDWRPSSVQVFDLRDRKDRVQWVEQMQRKRPLLLACFSEAAYHEAKRTFCLYPWEEQVPSLIVRVNENGTIEGAPEGHPADVVVYDLPYSLEQFQAFVSHLHNGVRLYMLQGEKEYQQALREANDWIPDRDAFAHVFRTLKRLEKATKEELLSAIHRTYAEHLEWMMQVFIELGFAYNHKNTYYVVKDAEKRSLTEAKSYRERLIRTERRKRVIEVIGHASREEMLAWLQEFCLRYREDFVS; this is encoded by the coding sequence ATGCGCTGGGTCATGAAAGATGCCGACGAGACTCGTTCACAAGCCTTGGCGGAAGAGCTCGGCGTCCCCGTCGCAGTGGGGCGTCTGCTTGTGCAACGGAACAAGGTAACGGTTGAAGAGGCTCAGCGTTTTCTTTATCCGGACAAACATGCATTCTATGATCCTTTCATAATGAAGGATATGGGTAAAGCGGTCGAGCGCATCCGTCGTGCGATTAAAGAACGTGAGCACATTATGGTGTACGGTGATTATGACGCGGACGGTGCAACAGCGACCAGTATGCTTTACCTTGCACTCAAGGAACTTGGAGCTCATGTGGAATATTATATTCCCGACCGTTTTGCTGAAGGATACGGACTGAATGAAGCGGCGATCCGTATGGCAAAGGATCAGGGGTTTTCCCTTGTGATTACCGTAGATAACGGGATATCCGCTAACGATGAGGTTCGTATCGCAAGTGAAATCGGGCTGGATCTGATTATCACGGACCATCATACACCACCTGAACAATTGCCGGAAGCTTACGCGATTTTAAATCCCAAACAGCCCGGATGTCCGTATCCTGACAAAATGTTGGCAGGGGTTGGGGTGGTGTTTAAATTAGTTCATGCTCTTTTTGACAGAGTGCCTGAAGAGTACTTCGAGTTAGCAGCGATCGGAACGGTTGCAGACCTCGCGCCGCTCGACGATGAGAACCGTCTGCTTACCGTATTCGGTTTGGAGCAGTTGAACCAACATCCACGGGCGGGAATTCAAGCGTTGATCGACGTATCAGGGCTGGCGGGTAGAAAGCTCACCGCCGGACACATCGGATTTTCCCTCGGTCCGCGAATCAATGCGGCAGGACGTCTAGACTCCGCTACGAATGCGGTTGAACTGTTGATTACGGAAGATCCCCTGCGTGCCAAGGAATTAGCATTGTTTCTTGAGGAACAAAACCGTGAACGCAGGGAGATCGGCGACGTGATTTTTGAGGAAGCGGTTCAAGAAGTGGAAGCGCATCCCGAATGGTTGGAAGCTCGTATTCTTGTCCTCGCGAGCGGTCATTGGAACGCGGGAGTGATCGGGATCGTCGCCTCCCGTTTGGTGGAGAGATACTATCGTCCCGTTTTGATGATCTCTGTGACGGACGGAATGGGGAAAGGTTCCGCGAGAAGCATTCAAGGCTTTCACTTGTATGAAGCGTTGCATGCCTGCGAAGATCTTTTGGAACATTACGGCGGTCACAAGATGGCGGCCGGATTTTCGGTTCGAGAAGAAAAAATTCCCTTGTTACGTAATCGTCTCCAAGCGCTCGCGCAAGAATGGCTTACTGAAGAAGATCTGATTCCACAACTGTCGATTGACGCGCAGATAAACCTCCCGGACATCGATATATCGCTCGTCGAACAGATTGCCGCTTTAGGCCCTTTCGGCTTCGGAAATCCGAGCCCTCGTTTTCTCATGCAAGCGCTCGATTTACGAGGTTACAGGGCTGTGGGCAAAGAGCAAGAGCATCTTCAAATGACGTTGGGTCAGGGAGTTGCACAGATCGGTTGCGTTGCTTTTCAGCGCGGAACAGAAGTGGAACAAGTGAAAGAATGTTCCCAGCTCGATGTCGTTGGAGAACTTGCGATTAACGAATGGAATGGGCAGAAGCGCTTACAGCTGATCGTCCATGATTGGCGACCAAGCAGCGTACAAGTGTTTGACTTGCGTGATCGGAAAGATCGGGTGCAATGGGTCGAGCAAATGCAGAGAAAGCGACCCTTGTTGCTGGCATGTTTTTCGGAAGCGGCTTACCATGAGGCGAAACGAACATTCTGCTTGTATCCTTGGGAAGAGCAGGTTCCATCCCTCATTGTGAGAGTGAATGAAAATGGAACGATAGAAGGGGCGCCCGAGGGTCATCCGGCGGATGTGGTTGTGTATGATTTGCCTTATAGTTTGGAGCAATTCCAGGCGTTTGTAAGCCATCTGCATAACGGTGTGCGTCTTTATATGCTGCAAGGGGAGAAGGAATATCAACAAGCGTTGCGTGAAGCGAATGACTGGATACCTGACCGCGATGCGTTTGCCCATGTGTTTCGTACTCTTAAACGGTTGGAGAAAGCGACGAAGGAAGAACTGTTAAGCGCGATTCACCGCACGTATGCGGAACATCTTGAATGGATGATGCAAGTCTTCATCGAACTGGGATTTGCTTATAACCACAAGAACACGTATTATGTGGTAAAGGATGCTGAAAAACGGTCGTTGACGGAAGCAAAGAGCTATCGTGAACGCTTGATCCGTACGGAAAGAAGAAAACGTGTGATTGAAGTCATTGGTCATGCTTCTCGGGAAGAAATGTTGGCATGGCTGCAGGAGTTTTGTCTTAGATATAGGGAGGATTTCGTATCATGA
- a CDS encoding adenine phosphoribosyltransferase, producing the protein MNLKEKIRVIPDFPEKGIRFKDITTLLQDAGSFHHAIDELADYVRGRQADVIVGPEARGFVIAAPLAYALGKGFVPVRKKGKLPAETVSMGYELEYGKDILEMHKDAIRPGQRVVIADDLLATGGTTLTAIKLVEKLGGIVVGVAFLIELTYLNGREKLSGYDVLSLVQY; encoded by the coding sequence ATGAACCTTAAGGAAAAAATTCGTGTCATTCCTGATTTTCCGGAAAAGGGAATCCGTTTTAAAGATATCACGACATTATTGCAAGATGCCGGTTCTTTTCACCATGCGATCGACGAGTTGGCCGATTATGTCCGTGGGCGGCAAGCCGACGTGATCGTCGGTCCGGAAGCGCGCGGTTTTGTCATTGCCGCACCACTCGCATACGCGTTGGGAAAAGGATTCGTGCCCGTGCGCAAAAAGGGCAAATTGCCCGCAGAAACGGTTTCGATGGGATATGAACTGGAATATGGAAAAGATATCTTAGAGATGCACAAAGACGCCATCCGTCCCGGTCAGCGAGTGGTCATTGCCGATGATCTTCTGGCAACCGGAGGAACTACTCTCACTGCTATCAAACTCGTTGAAAAATTAGGGGGAATTGTTGTGGGAGTCGCATTTTTAATCGAGCTCACTTATTTAAACGGACGGGAGAAGTTGAGCGGCTATGATGTCCTCTCGCTTGTCCAGTACTAA